A window of the Streptomyces finlayi genome harbors these coding sequences:
- a CDS encoding ArsR/SmtB family transcription factor — MELSEVTGDRLVQILATLANPHRMRILATLAGGEDYVSRLARKMGISRALLQVHLRKLEAAGLVTSRLVLSEDGKAMKYYDIEPFSLHLTPEALAAAALSLTADQSKGDRK, encoded by the coding sequence TTTCCGAAGTGACGGGTGACCGGCTGGTGCAGATCCTGGCCACGCTCGCCAACCCGCACCGGATGCGCATCCTGGCCACCCTGGCGGGCGGCGAGGACTACGTGAGCCGGCTGGCGCGCAAAATGGGGATCAGCCGTGCGCTGCTCCAGGTCCACCTGCGCAAGCTGGAAGCGGCAGGGCTGGTCACCTCGAGACTCGTGCTCTCCGAGGACGGCAAGGCCATGAAGTACTACGACATCGAGCCGTTCTCGCTGCACCTCACGCCCGAGGCCCTCGCAGCGGCCGCGCTCTCACTCACCGCTGACCAAAGTAAAGGAGACCGTAAATGA